In a single window of the Meleagris gallopavo isolate NT-WF06-2002-E0010 breed Aviagen turkey brand Nicholas breeding stock unplaced genomic scaffold, Turkey_5.1 ChrUn_random_7180001865818, whole genome shotgun sequence genome:
- the LOC104916027 gene encoding LOW QUALITY PROTEIN: uncharacterized protein LOC104916027 (The sequence of the model RefSeq protein was modified relative to this genomic sequence to represent the inferred CDS: substituted 1 base at 1 genomic stop codon), whose product MSSGMAGANKEQPAGTRRNRRSQDGPAVGRASGPTDTHSEGTRVRSQHRSGAAAHLGTATTLSICHLPPGPRQXERREAADAECDLLFLCPPERVAVWDAVAAYVREQLLGHKGVWIPTFGSFDTISKDIRTADGTVALRWPVFQLARNLRAMHHLKSDKESLSAHKEVEPLKYSEVAAAASVTWQRGKTCIQNTVALLSSCLKSGENVAFVLKDIGVLLFQGMTFEVRYYYDFLEKICGKEKFRKVVFKVPWLLDMLVSQVAPVASLALSGRLVVFPMFQKQFVPKPPPRIFRKTSGDVPGAGKQKKEGALPPLFQGRKVRFADAPAFIRRFSTPSAAGESSRSRRSLLQKERPFSPLPAIPSVCEAREQPVSWQLQGQAGTEGQEDLGQRTGTKHVRFQECEQREGGAAEPWKAKSSPHPQVAGKQVTSPSRDRRCSSGAESILIKGHASRLPLLARDSVKILRQRTKKDRPARAEPLEMAAPASHRQCSLPEESSTWRPASLPPIRNRPESPESPPPETKAPRRRPPTPYPR is encoded by the exons GCGAAGGTACACGGGTCCgcagccagcacaggagcggtgctgcagcccat ctggggactgccacgacactttccatctgccaccTCCCTCCCGGCCCGAGGCAGTAGGAGCGCCGGGAAGCGGCAgatgcagagtgtgacctgcttttcctctgccctccaGAGCGAGTtgccgtctgggatgcggtggccgcctacgtacgggagcagctcctggggcacaAG gGGGTCTGGATTCCCACCTTCGGCTCGTTCGACACCATCTCCAAAGACATCAGGACTGCGGACGGGACCGTGGCTCTGCGCTGGCCCGTCTTTCAGCTGGCCAGGAACCTCAGAGCCATGCACCACCTCAAGTCCGACAAGGAATCCCTGTCGG cccATAAGGAGGTGGAGCCCCTGAAATACAGCGAGGTGGCTGCCGCTGCCTCTGTGACCTGGCAGAGAGGGAAGACCTGCATCCAGAACACCGTGGCCCTCCTCTCCAGCTGCCTGAAAAGTGGGGAGAACGTtgcctttgtcctgaaggacataggagtgctcctcTTTCAAGGAATGACCTTTGAAGTCAGATACTACTACGACTTCCTGGAGAAGATCTgtgggaaagagaaattcagaaaagttgttttcaag gtcccctggctgctggacatgtTGGTGTCCCaggtggcaccggtggcctccctggCGCTCTCTGGCCGGCTCGTTGTCTTTCCCAT gtttcaaaagcagtttgtacCCAAACCGCCGCCCAGGATATTCCGCAAGACCTCCGGAGACGTCCCTGGTGCggggaagcaaaagaaagaaggggctTTGCCACCTCTTTTCCAGGGCAggaaag TGAGATTTGCAGATGCGCCAGCGTTCATCAGACGCTTCAGCACTCCAAgtgcagctggagaaagctcgagaagcagaagaagcttACTGCAGAAGGAGAGGCCTTTCAGTCCGCTGCCAGCAATCCCGAGTGTGTGCGAAGCCCGCGAGCAGCcggtgagctggcagctgcagggccaggcaGGAACCGAAGGCCAAGAAGACCTGGGCCAAAGAACAGGAACGAAACACGTCCGGTTCCAAGAATGTGAACAACGTGAGGGTGGAGCGGCGGAGCCATGGAAAGCAAAGTCCTCGCCCCACCCTCAGGTTGCCGGGAAGCAGGTGACGTCTCCCAGCAGAGACAGGAGGTGTTCATCAGGGGCTGAGTCCATCCTCATCAAAGGCCATGCATCCCGGCTGCCGCTTCTGGCACGTGACTCTGTCAAAATACTCAGGCAGAGAACTAAGAAGGACAGGCCGGCGCGGGCAGAACCTCTGGAGATGGCGGCACCAGCATCTCACCGTCAGTGCAGCCTTCCCGAGGAGTCCTCCACCTGGAGACCTGCTTCGCTGCCACCCATACGCAACAGGCCAGAGTCTCCCGAGAGTCCCCCTCCAGAGACCAAAGCCCCGCGCCGCAGGCCGCCAACACCCTACCCACGCTGA